A single region of the Xiphias gladius isolate SHS-SW01 ecotype Sanya breed wild chromosome 17, ASM1685928v1, whole genome shotgun sequence genome encodes:
- the ssh2b gene encoding protein phosphatase Slingshot homolog 2b: MALVTVQRSPTPSTSSSPCVSESGSGEDDRRSQPRSISESFLTVKGAALFLPRGNGSSPSSASRFSQLRSKHAGDIQQHLQTMFTLLRPEDNIKLAVRLESAHAHVTRYMVVVSTNGRQDTEETVVLGMDFSPVDSSCSVGLVLPLWSDTLIHLDGDGGFSVSTDNRVHVFKPVSVQAMWSALQSLHKACEVARCHNYFPGSLFLTWVSYYQSRVSSDQARINEWNAMQDVQSHRADSPVLFSDVPTERELTERQIKTSLREIMMQKDLENVTCKEIRTELEMHMTCNLREFKEFIDNEMIVILGQMDSPTEIFDHVFLGSEWNASNLEELQKSGVQYILNVTREIDNFFPGVFEYHNIRVYDEEATDLLAYWNDTYKFISRAKKAGSKCLVHCKMGISRSAATVIAYAMKEYGWDLKKAFDYVKERRAVTKPNPSFMRQLEEYQGILLASKQRHNKLWRSHSDSDLSEHHEPLSKSYAQPHSLGRSDPHNQASSVPGPSVKELLESLATSASTGKPAHSTSQPDTDIQSNQLSASSFEGMAALSGDADARSLEAPSHSAVAQSSQLDPPCPESTAGSVSLLSPLLSNGLCETEEQPSSPPLSQPRAATVVPEPQKTDMVTVAQSVLVGQPHPPPSLHHLPLSPAPSPTPACTDEVTKPQVLSCPLPVTKPMVVSVSESTTTQTASTQSAGPQCPSAPVPVKKPDCDQQMCGLSVDGLVAHPPSTNDFIGCPSAIPQDNEVLFGHSADHINFFSAREKFKGMSQDGKTHCAAVQQSPQLKGCAKEQQPLLQELSTSEGKEEEKRKEICVPVQVTGLKPTVQPETSTAGPVSQPEPQGRQDQEVRKSSQEMEDRNVSSQKEAENVKEEVKNKEEEAAPTCLYSDWTRGSVRHVTRQLEQRMKQEHETPSPSSSPPSLSGGTACSQQHSSSSHPTTMSDFQDAPVCSQMSESSTVQEEQEDDDGKFGTVKRTGDVVEMGALGNDEGSTKGHKLLPADTRLLSTSFPFHHYTHSPFASVNFLCLEGVTDLESGTDWDCSTEGPHSDIIMRETWETLCELGAFLQQVSVGGACKTRCADSVFDLSAGTTQKRGSSIQRRVREVEARIRQAGLTPPSLMKRSASLAKLGCLELLANDLSEWELSRSSVSLPSAQPAVHTISEESKKQRVQDSPSTAVQPPEVPGIGAEKLSEAGETSKGIPPPSNQSPQSGKVANSSQESLHSLGSTLMTSRQQYGRTHPLRRLKKRTVSTLYHTM, translated from the exons CATCAGTGAAAGTTTCCTGACAGTTAAAGGAGCTGCTCTCTTCTTACCTCGAGGAAATGGCTCCTCCCCTTCTTCTGCCTCTCGCTTTTCACAGCTGCGCAGCAAACATGCAG GAGACATCCAGCAGCACCTGCAAACCATGTTCACTCTCCTCAGACCAGAGGACAACATCAAACTG GCGGTTCGGTTGGAGAGCGCCCATGCTCACGTCACCCGCTACATGGTGGTGGTCTCAACCAATGGTCGTCAGGACACAGAGGAGACCGTGGTGCTGGGAATGGATTTCAGTCCCGTAGATAG ttCATGCTCTGTAGGGCTGGTTTTGCCCTTATGGAGCGACACATTGATACATCTGGACGGAGATGG GGGTTTCAGTGTGTCAACTGATAACAGAGTGCATGTTTTCAAACCTGTTTCTGTGCAGGCCATGTG gtCGGCCCTCCAGTCACTCCATAAAGCCTGCGAGGTGGCTCGTTGTCACAACTACTTCCCCGGCAGCTTGTTCCTCACGTGGGTTAGCTACTATCAAAGCAGGGTCTCCTCCGACCAGGCACGCATCAACGAGTGGAACGCCATGCAGGATGTGCAGTCACACCGTGCCGATTCACCCGTCCTCTTCTCTGATGT ACCTACAGAAAGAGAACTGACAGAGCGTCAAATCAAAACTAGTTTGAGGGAGATCATGATGCAGAAAGACCTTGAGAATGTTACCTGCAAAGAG ATCCGAACAGAGCTGGAAATGCACATGACATGCAACCTGCGAGAGTTCAAGGAGTTCATCGACAATGAGATGATTGTCATTCTGGGCCAAATGGACAGTCCTACAGAGATCTTTGATCACGTCTTTCTG GGATCTGAGTGGAATGCATCCAATTTGGAGGAGTTGCAGAAGAGCGG GGTTCAGTACATCCTGAATGTAACAAGGGAGATTGACAACTTCTTCCCTGGAGTGTTTGAGTACCACAATATCCGTGTTTACGATGAGGAGGCCACTGACCTGCTTGCCTATTGGAATGACACCTACAAGTTTATATCTAGAGCCAA GAAAGCTGGGTCCAAGTGTCTGGTGCACTGTAAGATGGGTATAAGTCGCTCAGCAGCCACAGTGATAGCGTACGCCATGAAGGAGTACGGCTGGGATTTGAAAAAAGCCTTTGATTACGTCAAGGAGCGTCGAGCTGTGACCAAACCTAATCCCTCTTTTATGAGACAGTTGGAGGAATATCAGGGCATACTGCTGGCCAG CAAGCAGAGGCACAACAAACTGTGGCGTTCTCACTCTGACAGCGACCTGTCCGAGCACCATGAGCCACTGTCTAAATCCTACGCCCAGCCTCACAGCCTGGGTCGCTCCGACCCCCATAACCAGGCCAGCAGCGTGCCTGGTCCCTCCGTGAAAGAACTGCTGGAGTCACTGGCAACTTCGGCCAGCACTGGCAAACCAGCACACTCCACTAGCCAGCCTGATACTGACATCCAGTCCAATCAGCTCAGCGCTTCATCCTTTGAGGGGATGGCAGCTCTATCAGGTGATGCTGACGCTCGAAGCCTTGAGGCTCCTTCTCATTCTGCTGTGGCCCAGAGCAGCCAGCTGGATCCCCCTTGTCCTGAATCCACAGctggctctgtctctctgttatCTCCTCTACTTTCCAACGGCTTATGTGAGACTGAGGAGCAGCCctcatcccctcctctctcccagcCAAGGGCCGCCACTGTGGTGCCTGAGCCTCAAAAGACAGACATGGTGACTGTTGCACAGAGTGTTTTGGTGGGCCAGCCTCACCCACCTCCATCCCTTCAccacctccccctctcccccgCTCCGTCCCCAACTCCAGCCTGCACGGATGAGGTTACCAAACCCCAGGTGTTGTCCTGCCCTCTGCCTGTGACAAAACCGATGGTAGTGTCAGTGTCTGAGTCCACGACGACACAAACGGCAAGCACACAATCAGCTGGACCCCAGTGTCCGTCTGCACCAGTGCCTGTCAAAAAACCAGACTGTGACCAACAGATGTGTGGCTTGTCTGTGGACGGTTTAGTCGCCCATCCTCCCTCCACTAATGATTTTATCGGCTGCCCCAGTGCCATTCCACAAGACAATGAGGTGTTGTTCGGCCACAGTGCAGATCACATTAACTTTTTCAGTGCCAGGGAGAAGTTCAAGGGAATGAGTCAAGATGGTAAAACTCACTGTGCTGCGGTGCAGCAGTCACCTCAGCTGAAGGGTTGTGCCAAGGAACAGCAACCACTGCTTCAGGAGCTCTCCACTAgtgaggggaaggaggaggagaaaagaaag gAAATTTGCGTCCCTGTGCAGGTCACAGGATTGAAGCCTACAGTGCAGCCAGAGACTTCAACTGCTGGCCCTGTTAGCCAACCAGAGCCTCAGGGCCGTCAGGACCAGGAGGTGAGGAAGTCGAGCCAGGAAATggaggatagaaatgtttcctCACAGAAGGAAGCTGAGAATGTaaaagaggaagtgaaaaacaaagaggaggaggcagctCCTACTTGTCTGTACAGCGATTGGACGAGGGGGTCCGTGCGTCACGTCACACGACAGCTTGAGCAAAGAATGAAACAGGAGCATGAGACTCCGTCaccctcctcatctcctccatcACTGTCCGGTGGTACCGCCTGCTCTCAGCAGCACTCATCCAGCTCCCATCCCACAACAATGTCTGATTTTCAGGATGCACCCGTTTGCTCGCAGATGTCAGAATCTAGCACTgtgcaggaggagcaggaggatgatgatgggAAGTTTGGTACAGTTAAAAGGACTGGTGATGTAGTTGAGATGGGGGCACTAGGAAATGATGAGGGAAGCACAAAAGGACACAAACTCCTGCCTGCTGATACTAGATTGCTCTCTACCTCTTTTCCATTCCACCACTATACCCATTCTCCCTTTGCCTCTGTGAACTTCCTGTGTCTAGAGGGCGTGACAGACCTCGAGTCAGGCACAGACTGGGACTGCTCCACAGAGGGACCCCACAGTGATATTATCATGAGGGAGACGTGGGAGACTTTGTGTGAGTTGGGTGCCTTCCTGCAGCAGGTGAGCGTGGGCGGAGCCTGCAAGACCAGGTGTGCGGACTCAGTTTTTGACCTCAGTGCTGGAACCACTCAGAAGCGAGGTAGCAGCATCCAGAGGAGGGTCAGGGAGGTGGAGGCCAGGATTCGCCAGGCAGGGCTGACCCCTCCATCCCTGATGAAGCGCTCGGCCTCTCTGGCCAAACTGGGTTGTCTGGAGCTGCTCGCCAATGACCTGAGCGAGTGGGAGCTCAGCCGCTCCTCTGTATCTCTGCCCTCAGCACAACCTGCGGTCCACACAATTAGTGAAGAGTCCAAGAAGCAGCGGGTCCAGGACTCGCCTTCCACAGCTGTCCAGCCGCCAGAAGTCCCTGGGATTGGTGCGGAGAAGCTTTCTGAAGCTGGAGAAACCTCAAAAGGAATCCCTCCACCATCAAATCAGAGTCCGCAGAGTGGAAAAGTCGCTAACTCTAGCCAAGAGTCTCTGCATTCCCTTGGGTCGACACTTATGACATCAAGGCAGCAGTATGGAAGGACTCACCCCCTGAGGCGGCTTAAGAAAAGAACTGTTAGCACCCTTTACCACACCATGTAA